One stretch of Tenacibaculum sp. MAR_2010_89 DNA includes these proteins:
- the vgrG gene encoding type VI secretion system tip protein VgrG, translating into MSCSGIDSGGLVTFDVKVNGSFIPDIIEVENVVIDKSVNRISKATIVILDGNPSEEGFTVSSSATFVPGNKVSIELGYESVNELVFEGIITKQSVKVNGAAGPTLEVECRDEAIRMIVGRKSATYAKKKDSDIINSIISTYKGLSANVTATQTKWQEQVQYYTTDWDFIMARAESNGMIITTLGGKVSVFPPDKDKKSVLKIEYGNNLLEFNADLDSITQLASVKGNSWGYPTQKITTASANNNYAGAGNLSTKKLSEVVGLKDFQVQTTAPLEATDLTNWSKATLIKSEFSKIRGEVKFQGSNKVNPGKYLTLDGLGDRFNGDHFMSNVKHEVAHGNWVTTVTIGLSPVWFTEEPDVMAPPASGLLPGVQGLFNATVKKMYEDPDNQFRILIDIPLFDSKGEGIWARLANFYSTSGAGAFFLPEVGDEVVVGFLNEDPRYPIILGSLYSSTKNKPYKGLIPDKKNTKKAIVSKQGIFIEFDDENKKFTIETPSKNTAIFDDKSKEITIKDQNSNSIVMSSSGITIKSAKNINIEANQKLTLKGKQGVTIDSSPGDVTIKGTNIKETASVKYSAKGSAQAELTGGAQTTIKGAMVMIN; encoded by the coding sequence ATGAGTTGTTCAGGAATTGATAGTGGCGGTTTAGTCACATTTGATGTAAAAGTAAACGGAAGTTTTATACCAGATATTATAGAAGTAGAAAACGTTGTTATAGATAAGTCGGTTAATAGAATATCAAAAGCAACAATAGTAATTCTTGATGGTAATCCATCAGAAGAGGGGTTTACAGTAAGTTCTTCAGCAACGTTTGTACCCGGAAATAAAGTAAGTATAGAGCTGGGGTATGAATCTGTAAACGAGTTGGTTTTTGAAGGTATTATAACAAAACAAAGTGTAAAAGTAAACGGAGCAGCTGGTCCTACCTTAGAAGTAGAATGTAGAGATGAGGCTATTCGTATGATTGTTGGACGTAAAAGTGCTACTTATGCTAAGAAAAAAGATAGTGATATTATAAATTCTATAATAAGCACTTACAAAGGTTTAAGTGCTAATGTAACAGCAACACAAACGAAATGGCAAGAACAAGTACAGTATTATACAACTGACTGGGATTTTATTATGGCAAGAGCCGAGTCTAATGGTATGATAATTACAACACTAGGTGGAAAGGTTTCAGTATTTCCACCAGATAAAGACAAAAAATCAGTTTTAAAGATTGAATATGGAAATAACTTATTGGAGTTTAATGCCGATTTAGATTCAATAACACAATTAGCATCTGTAAAAGGGAATTCATGGGGGTATCCTACTCAAAAAATAACCACAGCTTCTGCAAATAACAATTATGCTGGTGCTGGTAATTTATCAACAAAAAAATTATCAGAAGTTGTAGGGTTAAAAGATTTCCAAGTACAAACAACGGCTCCTTTAGAAGCAACAGATTTAACCAATTGGTCTAAAGCTACTTTAATAAAAAGTGAGTTTTCTAAAATTAGAGGAGAAGTTAAATTTCAAGGAAGTAATAAAGTAAACCCAGGAAAATATCTAACCTTAGATGGGTTAGGAGATCGTTTTAATGGCGATCATTTTATGTCAAATGTAAAACATGAAGTAGCTCATGGTAACTGGGTAACTACCGTAACTATAGGTTTATCTCCAGTTTGGTTTACAGAAGAACCAGATGTAATGGCACCACCAGCATCAGGTTTATTACCTGGAGTACAAGGACTTTTTAATGCAACGGTAAAAAAAATGTATGAAGATCCTGATAATCAATTTAGAATATTAATTGATATTCCATTATTTGATAGCAAAGGTGAAGGTATTTGGGCAAGACTTGCTAATTTTTATTCAACTTCGGGTGCAGGGGCATTTTTTTTACCAGAAGTAGGAGATGAGGTTGTTGTTGGGTTTTTAAATGAAGATCCACGTTATCCTATTATTTTAGGAAGTTTATATAGTAGCACAAAAAACAAACCTTATAAAGGGCTCATTCCAGACAAAAAAAACACAAAAAAAGCAATTGTTTCTAAGCAAGGAATTTTTATAGAGTTTGATGATGAAAACAAGAAGTTTACTATTGAAACACCTAGTAAAAACACTGCAATTTTTGATGATAAGAGTAAAGAAATAACGATTAAAGATCAGAACAGTAATAGTATCGTCATGTCTTCTAGTGGGATTACTATTAAGAGTGCTAAAAATATAAACATAGAGGCTAATCAAAAGTTAACCCTTAAAGGAAAACAAGGTGTAACAATAGATAGTTCTCCTGGAGATGTAACAATTAAAGGAACTAATATAAAAGAAACAGCAAGTGTAAAGTATTCTGCAAAAGGAAGTGCACAAGCTGAACTTACAGGAGGTGCACAAACTACCATAAA